The genomic segment ATACCTTCTTTTGTAGGATATTGCTTTAATAATATTGGTCTATATTTTCTATAAACCACTGTATCTTGTAGTTTTACGCTAATAAATTCTATACCTAATTCGGTCGCAACTTTAGAATCAAAGAAGCTCATCCTGTGACAAGTTCCACAATCCTCAGAACTAAATTTAATTAGAGAACAGGACATAAAAAAAAACTATTATGAATTTATACTAAATACAAGTATTCATAAAAAGTAGATCAGTAATTAGACTTATTGTTTCTTGCAATCACTGAAAAAAAAGGATCACTCTCTGATGAGTAAAACCCAAAAAGCTTTTTATCTTGAGTTTTCTCATTTAATATTTTTTCTATCCTCCATCCATTAGAAGTAAGGACACTAGTTACATATTCAATTCTTTTTTCCTCTGACGAATATGTCCAGATGTTTGGAGCTTTTGTCCAGAATGCTCGATTAGTGAAGGAGATTATCAATAATGAATCAGATTTGATAACCCTTGATAGTTCTAATGAAACTTTTTCAGGATATTGAAGATATTGCCAGCCTGCAACAATTAATCCAACATCAACAGAAGAATCTTCAATTGGCATATTTTGTTTCTTATTTAAATTTTGTACGAAGAACCTATCAAGTCTTTCATTAGAACTTAACTCAGCTTCATTCATTCCATGACCAATAACTTTTTTATAACTAATATTAGATGGTAAATGACTTACCCAACTACTCATTAAATCTAAAATAATGTGATGATTAAGCAGATACTCAGTGTATAAACTTGTCAGCCTATTTCTGAATGAATCGCTAAGGTGATGAACAAATCTTGGCTGTTGATAAAAGATTTCATCGTCACTAATATCACACTTATTCCTATCGTATGATGAGAGTTTCATCCTAATCAATATATTTCGTTAATACTAGTAGAGTTTTAATGTATTAGCGTATATATAAGTAAATTAATAGACAATATATCAATCTAAAGCCAATTAATAGATTATTATTTAGTTAATATAAACCTTATTCATTTATAGTTTGAGATGATTTAGTAGGTTCGCTCAGATCAAATTTATTATTGGTAGGGATCAATAACATAAGGGAGCTTGTAGATAAAAATAAAATGAATGCATAAAATAAAGCAAATCTTTTCTTTGATTTATAAGCACTAGAATTAATATATCTCTTGCTGTAAGGTCTATCTAAAGTGATATTCCAATTAAGGTTAAATCTGGAATCAAACCTCAATAGATCTAAACATTGAGTAAGATCAGACAATTCTGAATCATCTAATATAATTTCTAGAGGCTTAACATCTTTCTTTGTACTATTAAGACGTAATTTATGACTACTGCCAAATGGAGAGATCATTACAATATTTTTTTTTGATATAAATGTTTTTCGAATTCCAGAGATATACGACCGTGAATATTGAAGAATTACTTGCATCAAGTTTTCAAGATGTTCCTTTTCACCCTCTAGTGTAGGTGAGCCGATTATTTTCAATGTCCATGAAGATAAGATACCAATAGTATTCTCTGAGTCTCCATTTGAAACATCTGGCATACCATCTAGTTCTAGAGATGAAGAGTTTTGATCAAATCTATAAGATAAATTAATCATTTATATAAACTAAGATTGGTGATATAAAGAAGCTTTAAGTCGACAAGCACCACCTTTTCCACAAGACAAAGAAAGAATGACTAATAACTCTCTAAAAAATTCATGCTTATCATCATTTAATAAGGAGATTATATAACTACGCTTCAAATTCATCCTCTCGGATATAAGTGACTTAAGACGTGAACTAAATAAAATCCATCGCTCTTGATTCAGTGTCTTAGATTCTTTGGAGGAAAGTAATTGCCTAATAAGAGGATAAAGGTTTTCTGCCATGGAAGAAATAAGTTCAACAAGAGAATCTATCTGCTCAAATGAGAGTGATGAAAAGGTGTGACTTTTCCTCAACGGGTTAGAACATCTAATTTTCCAGAATTGAACTCTACTAGTGAACTCATCTGATAAACCAATATTATTAGCCTTCAAAAAGAGGGAATCCATTGCATTGATTTGAAGCGTTTCGATAACTAAAAGTAAAAAATCAAGTTTTTTAGAGGCATCCTTTGAAATAAAACAATTTAAATAACCACTTTCACCACAGGTTTTAAAATTATTGGATTCATTAATGAATTCTTTACTATGCGTGGCAACTAAATTAGAAGTCTTCATAGTGTCAATAATGACAGGAGTTTGCTGATTTGCTAGCTTTAATGTTGGTTTAATAAAATCGCACACCTCAAATATTTATATTGCATGGATCACTTAAAAAAATACATTACAGAAATAAATGATTACCCGAAAAAGGGAATTGTCTTCAAAGACTTAAACCCAATATATAAAGAGCCCAAGATATGGAAAGAATTAATGTTTCCTCTTCAGAACCTGATATCTACTAAAAAACCTGATTATATTGCTGGCATAGAATCAAGAGGATTTATTTCTGCATCTGCATTGGCATTTAAGCTTGAGATAGGTTTAATTACTATTAGAAAACCTAATAAATTACCTGGAGAAGTAATAGGTACTAATTATAAGCTTGAATACGGTGAAGACAGATTAGAAATCCAGCAAAATATAATGGAAAAGGATAGTAAGATAATGTTATTTGATGATTTACTAGCTACAGGAGGAACAGCAGGTGCAGCAGGTAACTTGATCAAAAAAGCAGGTGGTAATTTAATTGGATATGCTTTTCTTGTAGAGCTAACTGAACTTAAAGGGAGAGAAAATTTAGATTCAAATTTATTTGTAGAAACCCTAATAAAGTATTAGTTATTCTTTAGCCACAAAAGTATTATCTTTAGTTGAGACAATGTAATTAAACCATAACTCCACATTACAATAGGAAGTGGAGAATTTTCCAAACAAGATCTTTTTATTCCTAATTCGAGCGCTCCCTGACTTATACCTAAGTTATCAATTATGAAATTACACAATTCAGTTGATGGAGGATTGATAGAATTAATC from the Prochlorococcus marinus str. NATL2A genome contains:
- a CDS encoding DUF2949 domain-containing protein; protein product: MINTINSINPPSTELCNFIIDNLGISQGALELGIKRSCLENSPLPIVMWSYGLITLSQLKIILLWLKNN
- a CDS encoding methyltransferase domain-containing protein, which produces MKLSSYDRNKCDISDDEIFYQQPRFVHHLSDSFRNRLTSLYTEYLLNHHIILDLMSSWVSHLPSNISYKKVIGHGMNEAELSSNERLDRFFVQNLNKKQNMPIEDSSVDVGLIVAGWQYLQYPEKVSLELSRVIKSDSLLIISFTNRAFWTKAPNIWTYSSEEKRIEYVTSVLTSNGWRIEKILNEKTQDKKLFGFYSSESDPFFSVIARNNKSNY
- a CDS encoding DUF4335 domain-containing protein is translated as MINLSYRFDQNSSSLELDGMPDVSNGDSENTIGILSSWTLKIIGSPTLEGEKEHLENLMQVILQYSRSYISGIRKTFISKKNIVMISPFGSSHKLRLNSTKKDVKPLEIILDDSELSDLTQCLDLLRFDSRFNLNWNITLDRPYSKRYINSSAYKSKKRFALFYAFILFLSTSSLMLLIPTNNKFDLSEPTKSSQTINE
- a CDS encoding DUF3038 domain-containing protein → MCDFIKPTLKLANQQTPVIIDTMKTSNLVATHSKEFINESNNFKTCGESGYLNCFISKDASKKLDFLLLVIETLQINAMDSLFLKANNIGLSDEFTSRVQFWKIRCSNPLRKSHTFSSLSFEQIDSLVELISSMAENLYPLIRQLLSSKESKTLNQERWILFSSRLKSLISERMNLKRSYIISLLNDDKHEFFRELLVILSLSCGKGGACRLKASLYHQS
- a CDS encoding adenine phosphoribosyltransferase, translating into MDHLKKYITEINDYPKKGIVFKDLNPIYKEPKIWKELMFPLQNLISTKKPDYIAGIESRGFISASALAFKLEIGLITIRKPNKLPGEVIGTNYKLEYGEDRLEIQQNIMEKDSKIMLFDDLLATGGTAGAAGNLIKKAGGNLIGYAFLVELTELKGRENLDSNLFVETLIKY